DNA from Thunnus thynnus chromosome 2, fThuThy2.1, whole genome shotgun sequence:
TTTAATGTATGGAAGCCCACTCACgccaagaaaagaaagaaaatatgaaatgaaacgTAACGAGTGATGAAGCAAAATCATTCACTGTAAATCAAAATTATTGTAAGACAATATTTTGGCTTTAAGTCAAAGTTACTATGAGATATTACGTCAAAATGATTCGGTGTGTATGGAAGTCTATTTCTGCCAGgaaagaataaaacagattaaatgttaagaatgaaacaaaaatagtAATTTTAAGTCAAAACTATATTTAAAAGTCAAACTTTTTGACTTAATGAGATTTCCTCACattgaatctttttttcttttttttggtgcaaaagttaaataattattacttagtatttcataattttaacttaaattattaaatcaagtCACATTTATGagctatgtacagtatgtcttacattttttttagtctAATTCAAACTTATGGGAATTATGagatttaattttgttttactgtcttgACTCTTTATTGATAAATATACATAAAGATACTATTTGTACGTATATATGTAACCGTAATATAGaacttcctttttaaaaaaagtcttctttgttctattttattgccaattttattgttttattctatactaatttaaaatattttaatatttgttaatGCATTCTGCTCTGACTGCAGTTCACTGTGAAATCCTTCGTTATATAACGACAATAACACTGAACTATGAACCATTAAATAAATTCATGAATTTGACAGAATTTTGACAGTTACTAAGTCTTTCTAACTAATAAATTTTGATTCACATAATATCTAAATTTTGCTTTATTATGTAATACTAATAAGAGTAGTCGGCTGGAGGGATCGATCAGGTATAGAGAGACCTGAATGCATCTCATCATGTATTGATCTTTGTCCTCAGATGCTGTCGCCCCACAGTAAAGGATTATTCCGCAGAGCGATCACGCAGGGCGGGACGGCCCTCAGTCCCTGGGCTCTGCAGAGGAAACCGATGGCTCTCACCAAGAAGGTCCACCGACCCCCCActcaagttatttatttatttatttatcgaTAGACGCATTTTAGTCTCTTTAGCATTCATCTTAATTCACTTTTAAATAGAGGCTCGGTGGATTGCATACAACACTTCGAAGGGTTGTAGAATTTTCTAATCTTGATCTGaaataatctattaattgttcGTCAGTTATAAAAAGCAAAGACGCCAACCATGGATGAGTGAAATTCCATCTATCTTAGAATAATAATTAGAGACTCTCAGACATCTGTCAACATCCTCAATGAAAGTCTACGTCGTGTTTACAAGTTtatgttgtttaattatgaaaaaataGGCGGAATTTTGcagattttgtcattttatggaTGAAATGAACGAAGCAGGAAGGCAGAgacaatataacaatataaactaaaggtaactctgctgcactgcaacacatttacatcaacttacaaatgtaataaaacGCAGCTACGTTATTGATTCTGCTCGTTGATCTTTAACGATTCCTGCGTGATGAACTGTTGAATGGAAAGCAGCTCCTCATACTGGTCTAACTTTAGTCAACTGGTTTATCTTGACCATCAACCTgacttttcttgttttaaaggttgtttttgtttctgcaggttGCGCGGAAGGTCGGCTGTTGGAGAACTAACGAGGACGAGATGCTGACGTGTCTGAAGATGTCGGACCCGGTCGGTCTCACCATGGCTGGAAAGCTCGACATAATGCTGATTCTGGGCAAAGGTCAGCACACCTGATCCTGAAAAAACATGTCTTTATTCACTGAAACATGACTCTTCACTCTCTCTTAACTatgattaaagctgcattaagaCGTTTCTGACCACCAGAGGGCAGAATTTAGACCCAAAACTTGCTTCCAGCCCACCGGTGTTTTTGCAGTGagctgttgattctcagtgggatcaGCATGAAACACCAGCAGCTTTTACCACTACAATTCCCAGAGTTTTATAAAAGTTAATAATAAAACCACGACCACAGTGAAGTAACCCgtcagtcagttttttttactgtgttttgacTGAAACATGCTGAAATTATTGGGAATATTTGGCCCCATATAAAGAACATTTTCGTCTCCTAAACATCTCAGACTTTTCTCTGTGAGGTCTGTTTGTGCGACTGTTTCAACAAACTCTCCTTATGTCACAAACTTGTAGTAAATCTCcggtttcagcctgatgaacgtCACCTGTTCACGAGGAGCTAAATGTTCCTGAGatttcatcatcagcatcatttaCGCCCCTAAAACATCCATATAAGGAGACCTGTTCTGGtctgtttcattcacaaaatgttcccaaagagtGAACAGAAGAACTGGTTACTTCCCCTGCCATCATTTATAACATTTGGATGCTGTAAAATGGGTGAAAAGACCGCAACCGAGAACTAAAGCTGTACAGACGTGAACCTTTGTAGATCAGGGACTAGCTAAGGTCCGTCCTCTCTGCAGGTGTCATCATGGATCTTCTTGAATTCTCTCCGGTGATTGACGGTGATTTTGTCCCGGACGAACCCGGTCGGTTGTTCCACAATGCAGCTCAGTTTGATTACCTGGCCGGCGTCAACAGCATGGACGGACACATTTTCGCCGGTGTCGACGTTCCTTCCATCAATAGGAACAAGGCCAACACCACTGTGTGAGTACTGAAACACTACAGGATGTTCACTCtgaaaacacaatgtttttttttgcaatgcaGTGCAAAAAAGCCAAGAATTTTATGTGATTCCATTGCTAGCAAACACAGCTCTGGATCTGGCATCTGGAGTCCCACAAGGCACAGTTCTGGGTCCACTGCTTCATAATCTTTATGTGTTaccacacataaacacaaatcaTCATACAAGCTTAATATTGACATTCGTcactatgcagatgacacccaattctATATAATTCTTGATCTGGATGATTTCAGCCCCTTTAACTGAATGAATCCTAGTTATTGGTCCAATATTGTGTCTTTGCTCTTAGACACAAACTATGGTTTCCATCCCACACCGAGGGTACTAAAAGTTTTAACCGTCAGTGAAatccttttcttctctttctctcggAGAGTCAGATGTTCCTCTCTTATGTCAGTACACcaaatatgaaactacagcTATCAgtctgttagcttagcttagcataaagactagaccagggggaaacagccagcatggctctgtccaaagataacaaaatccacctgccAGCTTCTcgaaagctcactgattaacatgttatatctgtTTTGTTCAGTCTGTACAAAAACgacagtgtaaaaatgacatgttgtggttttacggAGGGTTATGTGTCAGTACTTCTTGGCCCGGGAGAGGTGGTTTTCTgaggccagatgcataaaactgtgtgtacacacaaagccagaaatatacAGACGCAttctttttgtcatatttataaAGCCGTGCGTACACATGGTTGATTTATACATCTCAGGCATTGTGGAACTGGGTGTATGAGCCACATTTCTACTCCTACAAtgagccataaatggatgaagacaccctgaaccagctgttttcatatcaataggccacctgctccaccagtctgtacacctgtcaatgaaacaaatggcaaacagaAGTGCAGTTTCAACGACTGTGCAGTTCTTTATAGCTTCTATATCTTTAATTCATCACATTGTCAGTAATGAtgtctcagaaatgtaatcaatgattagtttgtagttCATATCTAAACCAGATTTACAAGGTGTGTCACaactaaagaaaaaataaaaataatattaaaagctaaataaataaaaagagctCAGGTGAGAATGGGCGGATCCACGCCGTGGAAGCAGGCGGAGGATTGGATCTACTCTACGGACACATTTATTAATATGGAGGAAAATCGTTGACGGCAGGCTCTCCGTAGTGATGGCAGGATGTTTCTGGTGTTCTCCTCAGAGCGCAGGTGAAGGGTCTGCTGGCCGGCTTGACTAAAGAGAAGTCGAACTCCCCTGTTATCACCTCCGCCTACAACGTTTACTCCGCCAACTGGGACTCGATTCCAGACCCGGCGATGATGAAGAAGACGGTGGCCGACATAGAGACCGACTTCCTGTTCCTGGTCCCGACTCAGGTCGCCCTCCGACTCCACGCCAACAACACCAGGTCAGCTCTGACGTGCTCACAGTggtaatgttagcatgttgatgttagcCTGTTGATGTTTACCAAGCTCTCCAGGAAAATGCGATTTAGTGATTGCAATTATTAatgcaaattcaagaaatctctgctactatatttttatattaatttatttattttaatggaattATTGACTTATTTTATTTGGTGCTAATGTTAGCCTGAAAGTGTATTTAATAAAGGCTTGTAAATGGAACTctagtacagtattttctgttttatagaactttgagtcctcatggttctcatgttcagaaaatacattaaacattagcactgaaatatagttgtttatGTGATATGCAGGATGCTTTTTATCCAAGGGTGtcattacatatgactcttcacTGGTAATAGTTTTCAAGAAAGTGCATTATTCTCCTTTGCTTGCAGTTTTTCTCAATTCCTGCAATTTTACCACATAAAGAGACATAATTTTGGAGAAGAGCCGCTGCAAAATCAAACCTTGTTGGCCGTAataaccacaaaaaaaacaacaactgtgaaATCTTGGAGGGACTTGTTAGCacgctaacattagctaattagtAATAATGATGTTGTTTGTCCCTCAGTGGAGCCCGTACCTACTCCTACCTGTTCAACATGAACACTCGTATCCCAGGATTCCCTCGCTGGGTGGAGGCGGAGCACGCTGAGGAATTGCAGTACCTGTTCGGTAAACCCTTCTCTACCCCGGTGGCCTACTTCCCCCGACACCGAGACCTGTCCGGCTACATGATCgcatactggaccaatttcgcCAGGACCGGGTACGCTCCCATCATGCACTGCAAACACCAAACACTCAGTCCAGCACACCCCAGTATACCCAGGTCTGCCTCTAACCACTAAGTACTGGTCTGAACTGGCCTTTATGGTTCACAAAAGCCCAATTCAGTTaaccagaggaactaatctGAGGAACTAAACTGGGAACTAAAAGTGTCTGTTGTGCATCCTGACTGTGTTTCCACCACATCTGAGGAGCCAGGTAGATCCTGCAGATTAGACTCATGAGgaattaaaaactgaaactcaGCATCCACGcatgaagaaacaacaacacaggactgtcctgttgttctttgtatttactgctgcaggAGTTGGATGTaatcaatgaatgaaaagcagaaatgcagcgagtctccacagtaaatcatctgctgagtgtttgatggttttatttctgctttaaaaccAAACGACATGAAACAATCACTCTTTCACcggctttgttctcgctaccgCCGCTCCCTCTCCTTACTTACCAGTCACTGTACAAATAGAAAACAATCAAGCTGTAGTTAATATATACAGTCTATCAACATTTCATGGCAAGCATCAGGGTAAAATACATTTGCAGTCCCGGATTCTCAGCTGTTCTGTTCAGTTAAGCAATTTCACTTAATATGGGAAGATTATAATTTTCCTCAACTTCCCCAAACAAATACCAGCAGTCATAGTAAGTCATTATAAAACCAtgacttaaaggaccagtgtgtcgtatttagtggcatctagtgatGAGGACCAACTGAGCACCTCCCACTGACACACCTGTTCCTCCttcctcacctgtctcacctgtctcacctgtcatCCAGTAATCCACTAGATCCCCTGGATCCTAAAGTCCGACCTGTTACACTTGTTTGACTGAAGCGGTGCACAAGTTGAAGCAGCCGCACTGTCTATGTTTGACTCCACCCCTTCCGTTCCTGTACTTttagacccccccccccccccccccccctaatgTTGCTTTGGTCCAGTGTCCAATGTAAACTGGTCTGAATTGGTTTGATCTGATCTAAACtgcctcttctcctcctccagtgaTCCCAGTAAAGGCGACAGTAGAGTCCCAGTTTCGTGGCCCCCT
Protein-coding regions in this window:
- the LOC137170855 gene encoding bile salt-activated lipase-like, producing MKMMLLVLLLGVWLNSSSAAKLGVVQTEGGQVEGESYRMGLLRRVDVFKGIPFADVPGKWEKPKPHPGWSGILKATKYRDRCLQVTLLQTKTQGSEDCLYLNIFVPQGRKLSTNLPVMVYLFGGAFLLGASNDVAILGDSLYDGKEMADRGGVIIVTVNYRVGTMGFLSTGDDRLPGNYGLWDQHAAISWVRRNIQAFGGNPDNITIFGQSAGAASVSFQMLSPHSKGLFRRAITQGGTALSPWALQRKPMALTKKVARKVGCWRTNEDEMLTCLKMSDPVGLTMAGKLDIMLILGKGVIMDLLEFSPVIDGDFVPDEPGRLFHNAAQFDYLAGVNSMDGHIFAGVDVPSINRNKANTTVAQVKGLLAGLTKEKSNSPVITSAYNVYSANWDSIPDPAMMKKTVADIETDFLFLVPTQVALRLHANNTSGARTYSYLFNMNTRIPGFPRWVEAEHAEELQYLFGKPFSTPVAYFPRHRDLSGYMIAYWTNFARTGDPSKGDSRVPVSWPPFTKTQQPYLTINHRIKKSSVRYDLRAEYVTYWTSTYSGQL